The Meles meles chromosome 12, mMelMel3.1 paternal haplotype, whole genome shotgun sequence genome includes a window with the following:
- the PRELID3A gene encoding PRELI domain containing protein 3A isoform X3, with protein MKIWSSEHVFGHPWDTVIKAAMRKYPNPMNPCVVGVDVLERSVDGRGRLHSHRLLSTEWGLPGFVKAILGTSRTLTYIKEHSVVDPVEKKMELCSTNITLTNLVSVNERLVYTPHPEDPEMTVLTQEAIITVKGISLGSYLESLMANTISSNAKKGWAAIEWIIENSERAVS; from the exons ATGAAGATCTGGAGCTCGGAGCACGTGTTCGG CCACCCATGGGACACCGTCATCAAAGCTGCCATGAGGAAGTACCCGAATCCGATGAACCCCTGTGTCGTGGGAGTTGACGTGCTAGAGCGCAGTGTGGACGGCCGGGGCCGGCTACACAGCCACCGCCTCCTCAGCACCGAGTGGGGGCTGCCCGGCTTCGTGAAAGCG attttgggGACCAGTAGGACTTTGACATACATCAAAGAACATTCTGTTGTGGATCCAGtagagaagaaaatggaacttTGTTCCACCAAT ATCACACTCACAAACCTGGTGTCGGTGAACGAGAGGCTGGTGTACACGCCCCATCCGGAAGACCCGGAAAT GACGGTGCTCACACAAGAAGCCATCATCACCGTGAAGGGGATCAGCCTGGGCAGCTATCTGGAAAGTCTGATGGCCAATACCATATCATCCAATGCGAAGAAG GGGTGGGCTGCTATTGAGTGGATAATTGAGAATTCTGAGCGCGCCGTGAGCTAA